The nucleotide sequence TGCTTTTTTAAGTCTATATCACATAATAGTAACAGAtggttttatcatatgcttcattcttaGTTTGAATATGATTGACCTTTTGTTAGACTAAGAAATGGTGtctgttctctctcttttttttcttttattttttgaataggTTGCCAAGGATCCATCTGGCAAAGAGATCAATGCACTTGAGCAGCATATAAAGAATCTCCTTAGCCCTTCGACTCCTTTCTTCTTTAATACTTTGTATGATCCTTACCGCGAAGGTGCAGACTTTGTTCGTGGATATCCTTTCAGTCTCCGTGAAGGCGTTCAAACTGCTGTCTCTCATGGCCTTTGGCTCAACATTCCGGACTATGATGCACCCACTCAGCTTGTCAAGCCTCGTGAGAGAAATACCAGGTAAGAGATCCTGACATGGGAGGTATTACCGTAGAAGTTTGAAACTGCTTCTGATACTCGTTCTATGTTGCTTGTCTTTTGAATAGGTACGTGGATGCAGTTCTTACAATTCCAAAGGGAACCTTGTTTCCGATGTGCGGGATGAATCTGGCATTCAACCGTGAACTGATTGGCCCTGCAATTTACTTTGGACTTATGGGTGATGGCCAGCCTATTAGTCGTTATGATGATATGTGGGCAGGATGGTGTGTTAAGGTCAGCCATTTTTTTCATTTCATGCATTGTGCTGGTATCTTATTTCTGAGTTAGATTTTGAAAGCATTGTGGTTTCAAGTTCTGTTTTCCGCGAAGTAGTTATTCTTACTTCTGATAATGGAGTAGAACGTCATGAAGACATGCGCATGTCTTCGATGGTTTTGTGGTAGAGCGACCAATGATCAAAACCATGGTTTGCCTACCGATGGATATGCATGTACCGACTATACCATACCAATTAATATCAAACTCGTACACGGTATAGAGAGCGTACCAAGTGTTAGCATGCAGAACTGGCTTCCATACCCAACGTGCTGATATGATAGCGAATGTTGATCAAAACGTTCTCTAATTCTAGGAAACATAATCTCTGACATTGCAGACTGCTATTGTGGTGATTTTGCAGGTGGTCTGTGATCATTTGGGATTGGGAGTCAAGACTGGCCTGCCTTACTTATGGCATAGCAAGGCAAGCAACCCTTTTGAGAACCTAAAAAAGGAGTACAAAGGTCTCTTCTGGCAGGAAGAACTAATCCCTTTTTTCCAATCCACAACGTTTCCGAAGGAGTGCACCACTGCTCGGGAATGCTACATTGAGCTCTCCAAGCAGGTTAGGGCAAGGCTTGTGAAGCTAGACCCGTACTTCAACAAGCTAGCAGATGCCATGGTGACATGGATTGAGGCCTGGGATGAATATAACCCTACTGGAGAGGTGGGTTCTGCTGCTGCTGACGTCTCCGGTGGCCCGGCCAAGGGGAAATAGATTATCATTTATATTCCTTTTCTTTCGGTTTTGTCAGACTTTAGCCTACTGTAGATGAACTCTAATATTTCCTCCACCATTCTCAAAATGTCATTGCAGAGGcttaaaatatgcatttagtgGTTGGGTTAATGCAGTGTTTTCATTTCTCGAGATGACAGTAAGACATCATTTCATATGATAGCTCGTTATAGGGTGTCATGAATCTTGTGTTCTTGACGcaacccttcttttttttttttgcctactGTTAAAGATCAGGGGAAAAGATCTATAGAAAACATGGGATGTGCATCCATTCGAATTTCATATAGCTTTTCTGTTTTCTGAATTTTATTGTGCATGCATTCAAATTTCATATTGCTCTTCTGTTTTCTGAATGTTATGTGACCTGCAACTCTGTGGTGACCTACCCTATTTTCATTGGCTGGGCAGCTTGGTAGTTGTTAAGCTAGCATGACTTTAAGCTCTCAGGTTGATGGAACGGCACTGCAATGTTAGCTATGACATTGGTGCATTTTACAGCAAGATAGTCCTGTCCATTCAATTTGCAGAACCGGCCCCTAGAATTTGATCTCTAGTGAGCAGGGGACCATTTCTTTAAGGACTAGGATTTGATCTTTAGTGAACACCAGACATCGCATGATCTTGTATGGAACCTTTTTCTCGAGCAGCGGACCACTGCCCTTCGCTTCTTTCAGCTGGTTTCAGGACATGGATCATCGGTACGGTAGTCTTAACTGGAGAATTTGGGACTTCTTGGACTGACAATATCTATTCTGTTCACTAAATACAGTCAGAAACGGATCCTTTTGTCTCACTGGCATTCGTTGCAAATCAATTGTTTCATCAATTATAAAATGTAGCGACGGTCGTGAGGTCATAATTGGTGCCATAGAGATGTCTAGCTCCTGAGATATCAACATCTCCCAGGCACAGAGAAAAGAACACTGGCAGAATTGCCTTCTTCACATCTCTTCTAGGTTGGAGAAGTAACAGATCAAAACCTACACCATCAACTGATTCACTTGGTGCTCTATGGTGCCTATGGGCTACATTTTTTTTATGCATTGGGAGTATGCTTAACCAAACAATGTTTGAGCAACTTTCACATGAGTATTTAACATCAGTGGAGTTTTCTTGTTGTCAATCTCGACTCCTTTCTAATTATTTACTTCGGTAGCATACAtctttgaattttctgaattgcaGGTCAAATTTGATTAACATGGCAGCTATTAGAACTTCCCAGAAAAATGCATTTGGTCCAGGTTTTGCCATAGATATGTAGATTTATCCTAAGCTAAGGAATCAGCTGCTTCAATTCTTGCAAGAAATTCTCGTTAGTCTTGTAGCCTGCTTTATTTTCATTCAAACCACTGTTTCTTGTACGTCGAAGTGATCCGGTTTTGAAATTTCCAACATCCGTCGACACAAAGAGAAACACGAAAAGTATgaccaacaaaaaaataaaaaaatatcttatattttattttaaaaaaaaaattaaaaagttttttataaaaataagggTTTATAAGGAGTTCATACCGTCGGTGAACTCTCGAGGGGAGCCGAAGCGTTATGATCCTCATGGATTCCCGGCTTCGTCTTCCATTGTTGCAATCTTATCTAAGTGCGTCGAAGAGGTAAAAATTGAATCTTTTTGCTAAATTCGAGGTTGTTGAAGCGAGTTGGCTTTCTTCTACTTGTTTAGAGGGCAGTAGTAAAAATTTTGATTCAGGCAAAGATGAGGGTACAGTGTCAGCAAATGCAAGGGAGACATTGAGGTGGAGGCATATCAGTGTCTTAACTCGTCTGGATGTGTATATCTTCAGGGACCTGTGCTTGAACATCTCCATGGGAATGTACACTATCAAAGTTAAAGGTACTTTTTGGAGCAAACAGATTTAAATGTATTTAAATCACAAGAGTCCACATGCAACAAGGTAAGTTTAGAAATGATAAGGCATACGAGCAATTTAtggtactatatatatatatatatatatactcttCATATGCTTTTCTTGATACTATGGGacgtaatttttttttgaaactcatTTTCGTGTGAAATGAAATGACGAGAATTCCCATCTTTTTCCTCAGTAGAAAAGGTAGTTCTGCAGgtccaacaatttttttttaaaaatcagtTCATTTCATATCACTCATATTTTGATCATTCATGATATGCTCCTCTTCTAGTCTTGGCATTGTTGTAGTGGATTATGATCTAAAATTTCTTGCATGGAATGTTGTGCTAGTTTGAGAGAGTGGGAGTGGAAAATCTACGGTTATCGGTTCATCAAAAAGTTTTCAGTATCCTCGATCCAACAAGATTTTGTCATATggagttttctttttctttttgtagatcAAATTTGTCATATGGAGTTGAAATTGAAAACTTCAAGATCAGTTAGCCTAGATGATAGACAGGCTTGGTAAGCCAAAAACCCATGTTGAATGTCATGATCCAGACCAGCATAGCTTGTGTATTGGAAGAGGGAACACATAGCAACCGCAATGTTAATTCTCGAGGACCCTAGAACTCTTCTACTTGGTGAAGTGATGGGCACTTTAGATATGGAATCTAAAGATGCAGTACAAGAAGTAATAGATGAAGTGATGGTTGAAAGGTTGATCACGGTTTTCGCTCATCAGTTATCCATGATTAAAGGATTTGATGTGGTTGCAGTTGTGAAGAATTATTTGATTGCTCAGTGAGGATGAGGTGAAATGCTAATGGAGTTGGTAGATTGAGTATATGCTTGTCTTGTGGTAGCTAGCACGAGTTCTACATATAAGTGTTAAATCTAAACCAAACAAAGCAAGGATTATAGTCATCAAGCTAAATTTTATGGGCTGCCCTGGGCTTTCTGAAAAGCAAGATAACAAAATTCTCCATTCAATGAAAATTAACACATACAGAATTATTATCAAACAAAATGTTATAGGCTATTGTGGCCTTTTGGGACAGCAAGATAACAAATTCTCTTCCTATAGAAAATTTCAGCCGAATTTCAGCTTATAATCCAAGGATTCTCGATGTAGAGCTATGAATCTACCTCCAAAAACACTCGTGGCAAGTGCATCAAAAATTCTCATGCAGAGAGTACAATAAGATCCAGAGCATGCTCTCAAAAAGTTAAGGGTCCAATCTCAGATCATTAAGGTGTATTAGGCTCCCAATTAGCTGTATAAGAATTTAAAATGGACAAGAAGATGCttagaaagagaggagaatatTGGAGATCTAATCtggatttcttcttttcttttctttttgaattttcttctattttctggACTCATTGTCTCTCCATTCTGCAGAGAAATGGACTTATAGACAGCCCATGGCAGCTGTCTGAGCAGCTATTAAACCTTTGGCTCATTTTGGCTGAGGTCTTGATAAGTTTCCTGCAGAGCTGTCAGGTTGTCATCTGGGTTGATGGATTCTGCCAAAACTAGCTCTAAGAGAGATGAAAGGCTCTATTTGCACTATGGGCCCAACTCAAAGTCATCCCAAATAGGTTTCAGAACTAAAAGAACCACTTCTAGTTTTCAGCAACCTTCCCATGTGAAAGAACCCTCTGCCAACAATGGATACAACGATTCATAAAGCATCCTCCAAACTAAAGATAAACTtgtctttttcctttttgagagagagagagagagagagagaaagagagctaAATATAGAGACTCACCTATTATCATTGCCTCCAGAATTGAGCAGCAGATCAAACAGTAAGTCATGAATGAAGAATTTAAAATTAGGACCAGGAAAGTCCAGACCAAAATGTGACTAATTCCATGAAACTTTGATCTAGTGAACTAACATTCTTGGACACAACAAACCCTACCATCAGGTCAAGATTGCAATCCCATGGAAAGCTTTATGGAATGGCTCAAAAATTGTAAAATATCAATTTATCCAGTAGCATGTCCAGTTTAGCCAAAGCAAGAAGCTTGCAATTAGGAAAAGTAGTTATCTATCTCATTGGCTAAAGGAAAAACTAATGCAAGGTCATAATTTTACAATGCTAGCCTTTTTTACAACTGATGCATTTAGTAAACACAGAATCTAACTCGCTCTCATTTGTTCCACAATTGTCACATAGCTCAGAATTAGAGGTAATACTTATCAGGTTTTTTCTAAagatatcaaagaaaaaaattccgAAGGACGTAGATGTCTCAGCCATAAACAATAGAACTAGTTCAGCATCTAACCAGCGATTCACATTGATATCAATGGAAAAAGAACAACTTTTCTTCACgaaaacaacaaaatcaagCAAAACGAACCAAACTTTAGCAAAACCAGACAAAGAACCCAAAACAACACGGGAACTGCTAAAAAAACGAACGAAAAAAGAGGAAACAAAGGGGAGGGATGCGAAGCCGGCACCTGGGCGTCGTTATAGAAGACGCTGCTGCCGGAATGCAATTATCTCGGCCTCCCCTTCCTTGACGACGGTGTAGTCTTCGAGCTTCTCTCCGGCGTCGTCCATGTCGAACTCAGAAGGGGATTGCTCGGGGTGGTGGGATCGAGGGGTGGAAACCCAAAAGGTAAAGGAAAGTTTCGATTTTGATGGAATTCGACACGGTTTCAGAGCTGCCCCGAATACTAACCGCATCCCATCGGATCAAACAAGCCCAACTTCCAAAGGAACCACACCGTTGGCGCCGCGTTTCCGGAGGCCGAAACCCTGAACCCTAATTTCTCGCAACCGGCACATGTTAGTGTCTAGCTATGAAATTTTGCTAAAGTGAACGTTGCGAGGCCCAAGAACAATACGGGCCTAATGAAGCTACTCTACTATTATTAAAGCCCATTGGGTTATTGGATttaatcattagttcattagtGATTAAATCATGGGTCGAGTAAACATTACCTCTGTTATTAGAATGGGAATGTTGAGGGGTCTATTTTCGCATGATAATTTTTCATCTCAGATATTATCTTTGCATGGCAAAGATTAACTCTACTGTTATACTAGGAACCTTCACCTCTTGAGCATTGACTCCTGTTTTCATTCATACCTTTCACTTGTTGACCACCTCAGGTGAATTTTAATTGAATTGAACTCATTTTCATTTCGGATCAAGTCATATTGAGTAGGGTCTAGTTTTTTTTCAACAGGATCTATTCTCATGGTATTCATATCAATTCTTGCCATGCTGCCCAAAGGATGAATTTATCCAAAACATTTTCTTAGCTTGTTTTGGACCTCTCGTTCATTTCTTTGTCATGAACCGAATCTACATGTACATGATAGTGATTAATGAGTGAGGGTAGGTCATGGTGCAGTGGTGAAGATTGAGGAGGGGGGCTGGGTGTGGGGTCATTTCAATCcaaagcaaagcaagacaatGGGCGCTATCGAACCAAAGCAAGACAAAAATTGAACATACAACACAGGGGAGTGGGTGGGGGatcatttcaaactatttcaacccTCATCTTCTTTGTGGGTTAAATTGAGATTACTAAAAATGGTCAACTGAAATACATAAACATGGCATACAGAGTCACATTTTTACTTCATGACAAGAGGCTTATTAACTGTTTGACAggcaatttttttcaaattatatGGCAGCTTTGATAGGGCACAAAATGAAATCTCTCTCTTAAGACAATTGCCAAAACTGAATGATAAAAGAACACAAAATACTCTGCAGATGCACATGTAAAACTTTGTACTTGGAAGTTATTGTCAAAAAAACATGGCCTACAggctaaggctgcaaatgggtcgggttgacctataacccgacccgacccattttggAGGATCCGTGGgacgggtcgggtcctaaaattggacccgtttTATTTTTTAGATCGGATTTAGATTTATTGAATTCAGACCCGACCCAAACAAACCCATTCCAAAGGCCTAAAACCAAGCGGGCGTTTATAAAATAGAAAGCGAGGCCGCGAGGCCTGTGACTTGCGACTTTCGAGGGTTTTTAGTATTGTGGAGGCGACtcaggagagagggagggacgaCCAGACGGGCGAAGAAGACGTGGcagagagagggagggtgggggagagagagagagagagagagagagagagagagagagagagagagagagcttgtaGATGGGACCTAGCTGGCCTGGGAGGATATGAGGGCGATGGAGGTGGGGAGGCTGGTCTCCGTAGCTCTGGCCTTTATGGCGAAGAGGGTGGCTTTGATGAGGTGGAAAGAGCCCATGATGTTGACCCATtgccggctcgagccttaggcgactgaggcggtcgcctaaggcccccggcccaAGAAGGCCCCCGCTGCCGCGCTGCGTCGCTGCCCAAAGAAGGCACCGCTGCACCGCAGTTTTCACGGCAGCAGCTACCGGCCTTAGGTGGCCTATCGTCTGGTGCCTACGACAACGGACAGACGCCGCTACGGTGCCTTCCCGGCTTCTCGACAGGCTACAGCCTACAGGTGAGCCTGGTGAGGTAAAGGCTACGACAAGACAAGCCCCAgtgctttttttcctttcttctgaaCCCTTCTCGGCTTCTTCTCTCCCCCCACCCCAGTCGGCCAGTCCCCACTCCCCAAACCCCCTTCGGCCCTTCCCTTCTCGGCTTCTTCTCTCCGACTCCTTGAAGGAAGTTCCTTCTCATCCCGAGCGGCAGCGATTGAATCTACCCTTCGCCCCTTCAAAGAGAAGCTGATTGATCAACAGATCAAGTCCTCCTCTCCTCGGCAGTCGGCTCCTCTGCTCTAATCCTCCTCTCGATCTCGTCACTCGTCCGCTCTAATCCCCCTCTCCTCGGCCACCGACACTATCCTCCGGCTCCAAGAAGGCAAGAACCCGCCGTCCCGCCCGCAGAAGAGTGAAGACCTTCTGCCTTCACCTTCTGTTCCTTCTGGCCCTCATTTTTCTCCTCTCATGGGTGTGTGCCGCCCGCCGATCTGACGGGTGGTCCGTTCTCGTTCGGGTCCGTGAGATACAAGGCGGAGTAGGGGGCATGAGTAGtgttgggcatcgggccgtgccgggccggcccggcccaggcccaccgggcccaaggtctaaacgggccgtgcctggcccggcccgcttatgaagtgggccgtgccggcacggcccgtcgcGGGCGCAAAaggaagcccggcccggcccccggccgtctattggcgggccgggctgggcacggcacggcccgtaacgggtgcaaacgggccgtgccaggcacggcccgcaacgctGAGGGgtgaggaaaatagccgtttccaatggctattttgggaaaaagtcggttttacccttccaacagtccaataacggcggaattgaggggtattttgggaaaaaaattttggccttctataaatagccctttcctccctcattctcaccacaccaaaccaactattctctccttctctaatactattatttctctcttctaaagtgctcttctagcaatttaatttttagtttgcatttagtaagtgttcaagtgctacacaagaggaggttcctgttgagaagaaaaggtcactcctgttgagagcacaagaggaagctcagaatctcggctctgcggctctgcctctgccctccgaccctctactcaattcctccaatcctccttgtggttagtttttatttttttaattcatcaatttagatatgtcatcttttgaggaaagtcagtttggcattcctcctgtttctgagggagaagaaactaatccccaaccccatgttcctagttcctctagaactagtgaaccgagtgaagatcaaacctcttctcgtaagaggactagtgctgtatggactgaatttgatagagttatggttgatggagtctggaaagctaaatgtaaaaaatgtgccaaactttatagttgtagtagtagtgggggaacagggcatttaaaaagacatcaagagagtcataggatgcatgattctcatgctcaaactcaaagtacccttaatatacaagggagattacttgtaggtaattttgtatataatcatgaaaatcaaagaaaagcacttgtaaaatggatagttaaggatgaattaccttttagtttatgtgaatcttttaattttgaagaatatgttcaattaaacctacaacctgcttacaaaagaactagtaggcgtacatttagaagagtagctatgactgttgctggaaattggacccaggggccgccgtgaagccggagaaggaggagctccgctgctgtaggaggcgggcggcggtgcgccggctggctgcatcctccgccgcggggggtgtgcaagtcctgcaaggaaaaccggtggccgggctccccggcgccggccctccgatgcctaagtcagagggaggcttaactttgaagaagagagagggattgtATGTGGAAGTCCGAAATAatccccttgggaggaagaggcTTCTCCTCtcttagagggagaagctccccttttatagggagagtggccggattacctgtgatgtgactgggcgaattaatgggttaccgtcactgtcagggagctgtcacgattgatcggacccgttggggtggttgaaccgccggctgtggtgggcctggggtccgtagatgacaagtgcattgattgctgagtgaaccggtggtcagaaagagccgtacgctttgatggttcagtgatccggagatcatcttgagccgtgttcatttaatgactgagtgcattggaggcctgagggggtctcatgcattaatgatagggtgtgccgaatgcctgcggggatcttgtgccttaatgacttggggatggtggcagattgaagtggagtcatatatttagttgtcagatcctttggagggttaggcggagattggatatttggccaaggcatgggctcggcggggttgcctttctggtcggcgctctctggtctcggccttctggtctcggctctctggtctcggccttctgtgctcggccttctgtgctcggcagccttttgtgctcggcagcctgctgtgctcggcagcctgctgtgctcggcagcctactgtgctcggcagcctgctgtgctcggctcgctgtgctcggctcggcctatgagctcgatcacttagaagagcccgatcacttgatgagcttcgaaagcggaagagcccgatcactaggatgagctcgagagcggaagagctcgatcacttggatgagccgaagagcccgatcacttggatgagctcgatcacttggatgagccgaagagcccgatcacttggatgagctcgatcttgctgacggatttgggtgctataattgcatttgtggggtgaTCCATTTTaccaccaacactaccccccgacttccgagttcgagctgctttttggcttggacgaaggaagtagtccagtcgtcgatcatcctgtaatatagccaaatatatataaagatgtacgtgccaagtagggtgtacctctcatgcagttggagttaagtgctccaggttgactcagcggccttctttagcttgtcgtaggaggcgtcgaatggcgttgaaaggcgtcgaatggcgttgaatgtcgtcgaatggcgtcgaagtgtcgtcgaatgtcgtcgaatggcgtcgaatgtcgtcgaatgtcgtcggatgtcgtcgaatgtcgtcggatgtcgtcgaatgtcgtcgaatggcgtcgaatgtcgtcgaatggcgtcgaatgtcgtcgaatgtcgtcggatgtcgtcgaatgtcgtcgaatggcgtcgaatgtcgtcgaatggcgtcgaatcggCGTCCCGAGCTTAGCTAGAGCATCATTGGAGACGCATACAGGAGACGGACCTCGTCcgttggcgatcgtgcgcccttttggagatattttaatggcttccgagcttcgaagtcccttaggacttagcttggcactagctttctttggctcgattttctggggGAGGTGTTCTGCATTCGGGCTTCGgagcttggcagccttctgagctcggcggcctttggtgctcggccttctgagctcggcggccttcggagctcggccttctgagctcggcggccttctgagctcggcagccttctggaccATGAAAGGATTTAGCTTCATAGTACTTTCTTGGGGTAGAATCTCCTATGAATCTAGCCAGAGGAGCGCTCATCCTTTGGAAGGCATACAAAATAAGGTATCAGCCGAGCTTTCATGATGTACTAAAATCCTTTTTTAAAACCTTGCAATGATGAGGGAAATAGCTACAGCGTCGTCATAAAGAGGGCTCAACACCCTTTTGGTCTTCATCAGAAAAGGAGATGTGACTTTCACAGAGCACGGATGCTTTGAGGAAGCTCTTTTTTCCGAGCTCGGAGCTTCTGGCACCTCTAGTTGCCCGCCCTCTGATGGTATTGATGATGCCCGTGAGAGGTCAGTGGTCATTCTGCTCCTTATGCGGCACTGGATTTTGTTCCTCGGGCTCTCTCCTGTAGGCATGATCACggacaaaataactcaaccgacctcggcggacaagtgcctcgatctcatcacgaagctcgtagcaatcctccgtatcatggccgcgatctcggtggaagcggcagtactttttcgagtgcttccgcgactctgtcggacgcattctcaatggaggtcggaggtagccccgaccctcaatctccatgaggatttctgctcgggtggatgtgagaggagtgtacgtctgaaatttttggaggggagaccccgggcgagctaggctcttgggccaaggaggctctttctcatgccaggggaatctgctacttggttgggagtgctcctggtgcttcttctgcatcttggcaggtcgttcggcttcctcccgccgagaggccatggcttcctcagccttggcgtacttgcgagctcgggtcaacatttcggtgaggtccgcagggaacttctcgatagagaagaggaacctgtaagaccgggctccagtctttagtgccgacatggcgattgactggtccagctcccggacttcccatgttgcggcagtaaaccgatccaagtactccttgaaggactctccctcctcttgtttgatgtcaaggagggagtccgacgtccgccgctggggctggctagcggcaaaattactggcaaactgcctgccgagctgctcaaaggaggagacagtactcggcttcaacccggtgaaccaaagccgggccggtcctcggagcgttgctggaaaggctttgcacatcatggcctccgaggctccttgtagggccattaaggcccgataactttccaggtggtcaagggggtcggccctgccgttgtaaggctccacctggggcatcttgaaccgcggC is from Phoenix dactylifera cultivar Barhee BC4 chromosome 6, palm_55x_up_171113_PBpolish2nd_filt_p, whole genome shotgun sequence and encodes:
- the LOC103696104 gene encoding UDP-arabinopyranose mutase 1-like; translated protein: MAGGESSHAVRSTALLKDEVDIVIPTIRSLDFLEGWRPFFQPYHLIIIQDGDPSRTISVPDGFDYEFYNRNDINRILGPKASCISFKDSSCRSFGFLISKKKYIFTIDDDCFVAKDPSGKEINALEQHIKNLLSPSTPFFFNTLYDPYREGADFVRGYPFSLREGVQTAVSHGLWLNIPDYDAPTQLVKPRERNTRYVDAVLTIPKGTLFPMCGMNLAFNRELIGPAIYFGLMGDGQPISRYDDMWAGWCVKVVCDHLGLGVKTGLPYLWHSKASNPFENLKKEYKGLFWQEELIPFFQSTTFPKECTTARECYIELSKQVRARLVKLDPYFNKLADAMVTWIEAWDEYNPTGEVGSAAADVSGGPAKGK